From Pirellulales bacterium, one genomic window encodes:
- a CDS encoding response regulator gives MANVLRLAVVDPNDATRDAIKSMLLGLDLVWLEAECSRYEFFADVVLQTHPDMGLVSLDQDPEKALRLIARLGEETPECSILVVSSSTDGSLILKAMRAGAKEFLTRPVKIEDLLEALGRISERRFGRGEAKARSSTVVAVAGATGGVGATSLAVNLGCALAANEKNSVAIVDLDLCLGDADVLLDTIPDYTLLDVAQNITRLDFALLKRSLTKHSSGVFLLPRPVQMEDISHIAPDDLQRVIGLLKATFTHLVLDLSKSYNALDQVALEMADHVLLVTQLDLPCLRNVVRLMTSFHANQGLSDKVKIVLNRVGLDCGHISLKKAQETIGREVFWQVPNDYRTMIEVRNNGVPLTDQAPKAAVTQAIVNLAIALTGGPSTDGDAGDTSRTALTRLFNFWPKNNPTPTK, from the coding sequence ATGGCCAACGTGTTACGTCTAGCGGTCGTCGATCCCAACGACGCCACGCGCGACGCCATCAAGTCGATGCTGTTGGGACTTGATCTCGTCTGGCTCGAGGCCGAATGCTCGCGCTACGAATTCTTCGCCGATGTCGTGCTGCAAACGCATCCCGATATGGGCCTGGTGTCACTGGACCAGGATCCCGAGAAAGCGCTGCGCCTGATCGCGCGGCTGGGCGAAGAGACGCCCGAGTGCAGCATCCTGGTCGTCAGCAGTTCGACCGATGGCAGCTTGATCTTGAAAGCGATGCGGGCTGGGGCGAAGGAGTTTTTAACGCGGCCCGTGAAGATCGAGGACTTGCTCGAGGCGTTGGGCCGGATTAGCGAACGGCGGTTCGGCCGCGGCGAGGCCAAAGCACGCAGCAGTACGGTGGTTGCCGTCGCCGGCGCCACGGGAGGCGTCGGCGCGACGAGCCTGGCCGTGAATCTGGGTTGCGCGCTAGCGGCCAATGAGAAGAACTCGGTCGCGATCGTCGATCTGGACCTGTGCCTGGGCGACGCGGACGTGCTGTTGGATACGATACCCGACTACACGCTCTTGGATGTGGCCCAAAACATCACACGGCTCGATTTTGCCTTGCTGAAACGCTCGTTGACGAAGCATTCCTCGGGCGTATTTTTGCTGCCGCGCCCGGTGCAGATGGAGGACATCTCGCACATCGCCCCCGACGATTTGCAGCGCGTGATCGGTCTCTTGAAGGCCACGTTCACGCACCTGGTGCTGGACCTGTCGAAGTCCTACAACGCGCTCGACCAGGTGGCGCTGGAGATGGCCGACCACGTGCTCCTGGTGACGCAACTCGATCTGCCCTGCCTGCGGAACGTGGTGCGGCTGATGACCTCGTTCCATGCCAATCAGGGATTGTCCGACAAGGTCAAGATCGTGCTCAACCGCGTCGGGCTGGATTGCGGTCACATCAGTTTGAAAAAGGCGCAGGAAACGATCGGCCGCGAAGTCTTCTGGCAGGTGCCCAACGACTATCGCACGATGATCGAGGTGCGCAACAACGGCGTTCCGCTCACGGATCAAGCGCCCAAGGCGGCCGTCACGCAGGCCATCGTCAACCTGGCCATCGCGCTTACGGGCGGCCCAAGCACTGACGGGGACGCGGGCGATACCAGCCGCACGGCCCTCACACGGTTGTTCAACTTCTGGCCGAAGAACAATCCCACGCCGACGAAGTAA